A window from Micromonospora profundi encodes these proteins:
- a CDS encoding DUF3145 domain-containing protein, which produces MPTRGVVYVHSTPLAVCSHVEWAIARVLAAPVNLQWTAQPVDPGARRAECGWTGRPGTGAELAAALRQWPMIRFEVTEEPSSGADGERYMYVPARGLFRATVGAAGDIQLGEDRLRALMASARAPEALSHALDKALGTAWDDDLEPYRYAGDGAPVTLLTRVG; this is translated from the coding sequence GTGCCAACGCGTGGCGTCGTATACGTCCACTCGACCCCGCTCGCCGTGTGCTCGCACGTCGAGTGGGCGATCGCGCGCGTCCTAGCCGCGCCGGTCAACCTGCAGTGGACGGCTCAGCCCGTCGACCCCGGCGCACGCCGGGCCGAGTGCGGGTGGACCGGCCGTCCGGGGACGGGCGCCGAGCTGGCTGCTGCCCTCAGGCAGTGGCCCATGATCCGTTTCGAGGTCACCGAGGAGCCGAGTTCCGGCGCCGACGGTGAGCGCTACATGTACGTGCCGGCCCGCGGCCTGTTCCGGGCCACTGTCGGCGCGGCGGGGGACATCCAGCTCGGCGAGGACCGGTTGCGGGCGCTCATGGCGTCCGCTCGGGCCCCGGAGGCGCTGTCGCACGCCCTCGACAAGGCGCTCGGCACGGCCTGGGACGATGATCTGGAGCCCTACCGGTACGCCGGTGACGGGGCTCCGGTGACGTTGCTCACCCGGGTCGGCTGA
- a CDS encoding carbonic anhydrase, with product MGSTQATPGPSAGGPAAQGRQAGGTPRVALAELLAGNRRFVSGQPMHGHDVTAAAAASGDQQPYAVVLGCIDSRVPLEAIFDQTFGAMCVIRTGGHVLDRAVRGSIEFAVGQLGVPLVMVLGHERCGAVGAAVEALRSGQRPEGSLAHLVDEIAPAVVEAGLDDPAVQPLAIRRHVGRTVRALRHDDLLAGPVAAGRVAVVGGLYDLATGEVALLDPP from the coding sequence ATGGGGTCGACGCAGGCGACGCCCGGCCCGTCAGCCGGCGGACCGGCAGCTCAGGGGCGACAGGCAGGGGGTACGCCGAGGGTCGCGCTCGCGGAACTGCTTGCCGGCAACCGGCGCTTCGTCAGCGGTCAGCCCATGCACGGACACGACGTGACGGCCGCCGCCGCGGCCTCCGGCGACCAGCAGCCGTACGCGGTGGTGCTCGGCTGCATCGACTCGCGGGTTCCGCTGGAGGCGATCTTCGACCAGACCTTCGGCGCGATGTGCGTGATCCGCACCGGCGGGCATGTACTCGACCGCGCGGTACGCGGCTCCATCGAGTTCGCCGTGGGCCAGCTCGGCGTACCGCTGGTCATGGTGCTGGGCCACGAGCGGTGCGGGGCGGTGGGGGCAGCGGTGGAGGCGCTGCGCAGCGGTCAGCGGCCGGAGGGATCGCTTGCCCACCTGGTCGACGAGATCGCCCCTGCGGTCGTCGAGGCAGGGCTCGACGATCCGGCGGTGCAGCCGCTGGCGATCCGCCGGCACGTGGGGCGTACGGTGCGCGCGCTGCGCCACGACGACCTGCTGGCCGGGCCGGTCGCCGCTGGCCGGGTGGCAGTGGTCGGCGGTCTCTACGACCTGGCCACCGGTGAGGTCGCACTGCTCGACCCGCCCTGA